A genomic region of Rhipicephalus sanguineus isolate Rsan-2018 chromosome 1, BIME_Rsan_1.4, whole genome shotgun sequence contains the following coding sequences:
- the LOC119389898 gene encoding sulfotransferase ssu-1 gives MAKRRPTYKRHDATGWVFPRDGFEWSDFEAACNYEPRSSDILLMTYPKSGTTWVQYMLYLLVHDMKPVPPGRRLDSYAPFLEKGGLQLLDSLERSPRPIKTHLCFDVMPWHAEPRYICVLRNPKDVCVSLYHHVRGFEKYYHFADGSFDDFFEAFLQGEVDSADYHDHLLSLWRHRNKENVLLLTYEDLMERTLQEVGKLVEHVKPCFPAEWKSPDLGSLVAAASFDVMKAQRPEQWASTRPENMPGFIRRGRVGDWRNYLTEDQNERLESKFARKITGSGAEFLWPREVKGPTCV, from the coding sequence ATGGCGAAGCGACGACCAACTTACAAGCGTCACGATGCCACGGGCTGGGTTTTCCCTCGGGATGGTTTCGAGTGGTCAGATTTCGAAGCTGCCTGCAACTACGAACCCCGCTCCAGCGACATACTGCTGATGACGTATCCGAAGTCAGGCACCACGTGGGTCCAGTACATGCTCTACCTGCTCGTCCACGACATGAAACCCGTGCCTCCGGGACGCCGACTGGACAGCTATGCTCCCTTCCTGGAGAAAGGTGGCCTCCAACTACTTGACTCCTTGGAGCGTTCTCCAAGGCCCATCAAAACGCACCTTTGTTTCGACGTGATGCCCTGGCATGCCGAGCCCCGCTACATTTGCGTTCTGCGAAATCCAAAGGACGTCTGCGTGTCTCTCTACCACCATGTACGCGGCTTTGAGAAGTACTATCATTTCGCAGAcggcagcttcgacgacttctTCGAGGCCTTCCTGCAAGGCGAAGTGGACTCCGCCGACTATCATGACCACCTGTTATCGCTTTGGCGACATCGGAACAAAGAGAACGTGCTTCTGCTCACTTACGAAGACCTGATGGAGCGGACCCTCCAAGAGGTTGGCAAGCTTGTAGAACACGTGAAGCCGTGCTTTCCCGCCGAATGGAAGTCTCCAGACTTGGGGTCACTCGTTGCAGCAGCAAGCTTCGACGTTATGAAGGCGCAGCGTCCCGAACAGTGGGCCAGCACCAGGCCGGAGAACATGCCGGGTTTCATCCGCCGCGGCCGAGTGGGCGACTGGCGCAACTATCTCACTGAAGACCAGAACGAGAGGCTGGAGAGTAAGTTCGCACGCAAGATCACTGGGTCCGGCGCCGAGTTCCTCTGGCCTCGAGAGGTGAAGGGGCCCACGTGCGTGTGA